Proteins encoded in a region of the Buchnera aphidicola (Phyllaphis fagi) genome:
- the miaB gene encoding tRNA (N6-isopentenyl adenosine(37)-C2)-methylthiotransferase MiaB — protein MNQNYKKFYIKTWGCQMNEYDSLMITNILKQNKKYTTTNLFYEADILILNTCSIREKAYEKLFHQLGRWKILKENNPNIIIAVGGCVANQEGKNILKRAKHIDIIFGTQTLHRLPDMINQRIKKKPIIDITFPKLEKFKNILIPKNINYSTSISIMEGCNKYCSFCIVPYTRGREISRPFHDILYEISRLVDQGVKEITLLGQNVNSYYSIDENGKKCRFSKLLQLISHIKKIKRIRFITSNPMDFNDDIINIYYNTPKIVSFLHLPIQSGSNRILKLMKRPYSIRKYKEIINKLILARPNIQISSDFIVGFPGETAHDFQKTMNIISDINFDMSFSFIYSPRPGTPASKLKDNINMTEKKIRLNILQNQIKKQAKKWTSKMLNSHQTILVEKYFNKNKNKFLGKTENNRTVIVKSNNNILGKLIKVYITQIKNNILKGKIIYKYL, from the coding sequence ATGAATCAAAATTATAAAAAATTTTATATAAAAACTTGGGGTTGTCAAATGAATGAATATGATTCACTGATGATTACCAATATATTAAAACAAAATAAGAAATATACTACAACCAATCTATTTTATGAAGCAGATATTTTAATTTTAAATACTTGTTCTATTAGAGAAAAAGCTTATGAGAAATTATTTCATCAATTAGGTAGATGGAAAATATTAAAAGAAAATAATCCAAATATTATTATTGCAGTTGGGGGATGTGTTGCTAATCAAGAAGGAAAAAACATTTTAAAACGAGCTAAACATATTGATATTATTTTTGGTACTCAAACTTTACACCGATTACCTGATATGATTAATCAAAGAATAAAAAAAAAACCAATTATAGATATTACATTCCCAAAGTTAGAAAAATTTAAAAATATATTAATACCTAAAAATATCAATTATTCAACTTCTATATCTATTATGGAAGGATGTAATAAATACTGTTCTTTCTGTATTGTTCCTTATACAAGGGGTAGAGAAATTAGTAGACCATTTCATGATATTTTATATGAAATTTCTAGATTAGTAGATCAGGGCGTCAAAGAAATTACTTTACTCGGACAAAATGTTAATTCATATTATAGTATTGATGAAAATGGTAAAAAATGTAGATTTTCAAAATTATTACAATTAATTTCACATATTAAAAAAATTAAACGAATTAGATTTATTACTAGTAACCCTATGGATTTTAATGACGATATAATTAATATATATTACAATACTCCAAAAATAGTCAGTTTTTTACATCTTCCTATACAAAGTGGATCTAATAGAATTTTAAAGTTAATGAAAAGACCATACTCCATTAGAAAATACAAAGAAATTATCAATAAACTTATCCTAGCAAGACCAAATATACAAATTAGTTCTGATTTTATTGTTGGATTTCCTGGAGAAACTGCTCATGATTTTCAAAAAACGATGAATATTATATCTGATATTAATTTTGATATGAGTTTTAGTTTTATATACTCACCCAGACCCGGTACACCAGCATCAAAATTAAAAGATAATATTAACATGACTGAAAAAAAAATAAGATTAAATATTTTACAAAATCAAATTAAAAAACAAGCAAAAAAATGGACTAGTAAAATGTTGAATAGTCATCAAACTATATTAGTAGAAAAGTATTTTAATAAAAATAAAAATAAATTTTTAGGAAAAACAGAAAATAATAGAACAGTAATAGTTAAAAGCAATAACAATATACTAGGAAAACTTATAAAAGTTTACATTACTCAAATCAAAAATAATATTTTAAAAGGAAAGATAATATATAAATATTTATAA
- the ybeY gene encoding rRNA maturation RNase YbeY, which produces MRIVNILEIKKLNFIYRKKKEPTNILSFPFERPKHIKSTFLGDLVICLKIIQKESKLQKKTIEAHLAHIIIHGTLHLIGYTHDNFYNAQIMQSIEIKNMIQLGYKNPYLI; this is translated from the coding sequence ATTCGTATTGTAAATATATTAGAAATAAAAAAATTAAATTTTATATATCGAAAAAAAAAAGAACCAACTAATATATTATCATTTCCATTTGAAAGACCTAAACATATTAAATCTACATTTCTTGGAGATTTAGTTATTTGTTTAAAAATTATTCAAAAAGAATCAAAATTACAAAAAAAAACAATAGAAGCACATTTAGCTCATATTATAATACATGGAACATTACATTTAATAGGTTATACACATGATAATTTTTATAATGCACAAATTATGCAATCCATAGAAATTAAAAACATGATTCAGTTAGGATATAAAAATCCATATTTAATTTAA
- the corC gene encoding CNNM family magnesium/cobalt transport protein CorC (CorC(YbeX) belongs to the Cyclin M Mg2+ Exporter (CNNM) family, and was characterized as belonging to a set of three proteins, at least one of which must be present for CorA to function.), with product MYENNTEKIKKLKKKGFFFTLINKLFQTTPKNKQELLDCILNSKKNKLINKTTYKMLSGVINITQKKIGEIIVPRSQMITIKSKYSLHKCLSIIIESAHSRFPVMSDDNNYVKGFLMAKDLLPFMKTSPKSFCIKNILRPAIVVPESKYLNIMLKEFQVNRYHMAIVIDEFGDISGLVTIEDILELIVGEIDDEYDNEVNINIQKINQNTFIIKALTEIKEFNKFFKTKFKNQDIDTIGGLVMQEFQYLPKIGEKIKIKGYKFQISIANSRRIIQLKLTIPKYTSM from the coding sequence ATGTATGAAAATAATACTGAAAAAATTAAAAAATTAAAAAAAAAAGGATTTTTTTTTACTTTAATTAATAAACTTTTTCAAACAACCCCTAAAAATAAACAAGAGCTATTAGATTGTATATTAAATTCAAAAAAAAATAAATTAATTAATAAAACAACTTATAAAATGTTATCAGGAGTAATAAATATTACGCAAAAAAAAATTGGAGAAATTATTGTTCCAAGATCACAAATGATAACAATTAAATCAAAATATTCTTTACATAAATGTTTAAGTATTATTATAGAATCCGCACATTCTAGATTCCCAGTAATGAGTGATGATAATAATTATGTAAAAGGTTTTTTAATGGCAAAAGATTTATTACCATTTATGAAAACTTCTCCTAAATCATTTTGTATTAAAAACATATTAAGACCCGCAATAGTAGTTCCTGAAAGTAAATATTTAAATATTATGTTAAAAGAATTCCAAGTTAATCGATATCATATGGCAATAGTAATTGATGAATTTGGAGATATATCAGGATTAGTTACTATTGAAGATATTTTAGAGCTTATTGTAGGAGAAATTGACGATGAATATGATAACGAAGTAAATATAAATATACAAAAAATTAATCAAAATACATTTATAATTAAAGCATTAACAGAAATTAAAGAATTTAATAAATTTTTTAAAACTAAATTTAAAAATCAAGACATAGACACTATTGGAGGATTAGTAATGCAAGAATTTCAATATCTTCCTAAAATAGGAGAAAAAATTAAAATAAAAGGATATAAATTTCAAATTTCTATAGCTAATAGTCGACGAATTATACAATTAAAACTAACTATTCCTAAATATACATCAATGTAA
- the leuS gene encoding leucine--tRNA ligase yields the protein MKKQYQPELIEPYVQEYWDKHHTFEVKENIKKQKYYCLAMLPYPSGKLHMGHVRNYTISDVIARYQRMLGKNVLHPIGWDAFGLPAEEAAIKNNIIPSQWTYKNIQFMKKQLKKLGFSYDWSREITTCDPKYYRWEQWLFNKLYKKNLVYKKKSLVNWCPNDQTVLANEQVNDGKCWRCQTYIKLRLISQWFIKITKYAKRLLEDLTLLKKWPKQVIKMQKNWIGQSTGFEIIFNIHNTKKKLKIHTTHLESFMGITYISISPFHKLAQKEAKKNNKINYFIQKIFNKNQIIDNNINTQLFGIKIKKHVIHPITNQILPIWITNYVKLENNEDIKVSIPAHNQYDWKFAKKYKIEIKFVISLKNSIICNKKRKYQPIQKGFLLNSNQFNSLNNKIGSRKIFQNLYKKNIINKKNKYKLQDWGISRQRYWGTPIPMATTKYGSIIPIPNKKLPVILPKIYNMEELKNINNIYKKWSKININNQQVLRETDTFDTFVESSWYYIRYTNPNYDIGMICKNSSQYWLPIDQYIGGIEHSTMHLIYFRFYHKLLYDFNLVTSKEPVIKLLCQGMVLNDAFYYINCQGQKIWIASNKIKIKKDKKGKIQDIISHDKHKIIHAGMIKMSKSKNNGIEPELVIKKYGSDTVRLFIMFSSPVHSALEWNESGVKGMYRFLQKVWNIVYHYCQNKKKKINYNICNINLEKNIQSKLHLTILKVSHDIEYRQSFHTAISEIIKFTNFIFNLFIKNEINQYLMKNVLDIIIKMLYPFTPHFSFILWKQLKHKKNIDYSEWPKYNSKLIIDNYNNIIVQINGKKKDIIIVKHNSNQDTILKILQKLIKIQKILKTYQIKKIIYIPNKLINLIIKK from the coding sequence ATGAAAAAACAATATCAACCAGAATTAATAGAACCTTATGTTCAAGAATATTGGGATAAACATCATACTTTTGAAGTAAAAGAGAATATTAAAAAACAAAAATACTATTGTTTAGCTATGTTACCATATCCATCAGGTAAATTACATATGGGTCATGTTCGAAATTATACTATTAGTGACGTAATTGCCCGATATCAAAGAATGTTAGGAAAAAATGTTTTACATCCTATTGGATGGGATGCATTTGGATTACCTGCTGAAGAAGCTGCTATAAAAAATAATATAATTCCATCCCAATGGACTTATAAAAATATCCAATTTATGAAAAAACAATTAAAAAAACTTGGTTTTAGTTATGATTGGAGTAGAGAAATTACTACTTGTGATCCAAAATATTATCGATGGGAACAATGGTTATTTAATAAATTGTATAAAAAAAATTTAGTATATAAAAAAAAATCATTAGTTAATTGGTGTCCGAATGATCAAACAGTACTTGCTAATGAACAAGTAAATGATGGAAAATGTTGGAGATGTCAAACATATATTAAATTAAGATTAATATCACAATGGTTTATTAAAATTACCAAATATGCTAAAAGACTCTTAGAAGATTTAACTTTATTAAAAAAATGGCCCAAACAAGTAATAAAAATGCAAAAAAATTGGATTGGTCAATCAACAGGATTTGAAATAATTTTTAACATACATAATACAAAAAAAAAATTAAAAATTCATACTACTCATTTAGAAAGTTTCATGGGAATAACATATATATCAATATCACCATTTCATAAATTAGCTCAAAAGGAAGCAAAAAAAAATAATAAAATTAATTATTTTATACAAAAAATATTTAACAAAAATCAAATTATTGATAACAATATTAATACTCAATTATTTGGAATAAAAATTAAAAAACATGTTATTCATCCTATCACAAATCAGATTCTCCCAATTTGGATTACTAACTATGTAAAATTAGAAAATAATGAAGATATTAAAGTATCAATCCCAGCTCATAATCAATATGATTGGAAATTTGCAAAAAAATATAAAATAGAAATAAAATTTGTAATTTCATTAAAAAATAGTATTATATGCAATAAAAAAAGAAAATATCAGCCCATACAAAAAGGATTTTTATTAAATTCTAACCAATTTAATAGTTTAAATAATAAAATAGGATCAAGAAAAATTTTTCAAAATTTATATAAAAAAAATATAATTAATAAAAAAAATAAATATAAATTACAAGATTGGGGTATATCAAGACAGCGATATTGGGGTACTCCTATACCAATGGCTACTACAAAGTATGGAAGTATTATTCCCATACCAAATAAAAAATTACCCGTTATTCTACCTAAAATTTACAATATGGAAGAATTAAAAAATATCAATAATATTTATAAAAAATGGTCTAAAATAAATATAAATAATCAACAAGTATTACGAGAAACTGATACATTTGATACTTTTGTAGAATCTTCATGGTATTATATTCGATATACTAATCCGAATTATGATATAGGTATGATTTGTAAAAATTCCTCACAATATTGGTTACCTATTGATCAATATATAGGAGGTATTGAACATTCTACTATGCATTTAATATATTTTAGATTTTATCATAAATTGTTATACGATTTTAATCTTGTAACTTCTAAAGAACCAGTAATTAAATTATTATGCCAAGGTATGGTACTCAATGATGCATTTTATTATATTAATTGTCAAGGGCAAAAAATTTGGATTGCATCAAATAAAATAAAAATTAAAAAAGATAAAAAAGGGAAAATACAAGACATTATTTCTCATGATAAGCATAAAATTATTCATGCAGGTATGATAAAAATGTCCAAATCTAAAAATAATGGCATTGAACCAGAATTAGTAATTAAAAAATATGGTTCAGATACAGTAAGATTATTTATTATGTTTTCTTCTCCAGTACATTCAGCATTAGAATGGAATGAATCTGGTGTGAAAGGCATGTACCGATTTTTACAAAAAGTTTGGAATATAGTTTATCACTATTGTCAAAATAAAAAAAAAAAAATAAATTATAATATATGTAATATTAATTTAGAAAAAAATATTCAATCTAAATTACATCTTACTATTTTAAAAGTTTCTCATGATATAGAATATCGTCAATCTTTTCATACAGCAATATCAGAAATTATTAAATTTACAAATTTTATTTTTAATTTATTTATAAAAAATGAAATAAATCAATATTTGATGAAAAATGTATTAGATATTATTATTAAAATGTTATATCCATTTACTCCACATTTTAGTTTTATCTTATGGAAACAACTAAAACATAAAAAAAATATTGATTATTCAGAATGGCCAAAATATAATTCAAAATTAATTATTGATAATTATAACAATATCATAGTACAAATAAATGGGAAAAAAAAAGATATTATTATTGTGAAACATAACTCTAATCAAGATACAATTTTAAAAATTCTTCAAAAACTAATAAAAATACAAAAAATATTAAAAACATATCAAATTAAAAAAATAATTTATATTCCAAATAAATTAATTAATTTAATTATAAAAAAATAA
- the holA gene encoding DNA polymerase III subunit delta produces MLNIQINHLKNKLIKKIYLYYFIIGKEFVIYQEIEKIIFKFFKKNELFNKITITINTDTDWEKIYFEYQQQNLFIKKKIIIVTIKDKILNKYTISKIYQIIKYKNKNILLILKLTHCNSKKIIKYLISIFNNIEGIILSCDTLKKQDIETWIIKKIKNIDLNLTYQSIQLLAYYYQKNLLMLIKVLEVLKLISISNPNLTTKYIQKEIIENCIKFNIINLINTLLSNNRIQSIQILNYFKKTKYDVLHLIQQIQSYLIYFIKIKKEINIISLKYTSNIKNQIFKKLNYEINPIKIYKIINFLTNIEISIKTYNTRSIWLDLKTLITMF; encoded by the coding sequence ATGCTTAATATTCAAATAAACCATCTTAAAAACAAGTTAATAAAAAAAATATATCTTTATTATTTTATAATAGGAAAAGAATTTGTTATTTATCAAGAAATAGAAAAAATTATATTTAAATTTTTTAAAAAAAATGAATTATTTAATAAAATTACAATAACAATCAATACTGATACTGATTGGGAAAAAATATATTTTGAATACCAACAACAAAATTTATTTATTAAAAAAAAAATTATTATAGTAACTATTAAAGATAAAATATTAAATAAATACACTATTTCAAAAATTTACCAAATTATAAAATACAAAAATAAAAATATTCTATTAATACTAAAATTAACTCATTGTAATTCCAAAAAAATAATAAAATATTTGATAAGTATTTTTAATAATATTGAAGGAATTATACTATCATGTGATACATTAAAAAAACAAGATATAGAAACATGGATTATAAAAAAAATAAAAAATATAGATTTAAATTTAACATATCAATCTATTCAATTATTAGCATATTATTATCAAAAAAATTTATTAATGTTAATAAAAGTATTAGAAGTATTAAAATTAATTAGTATATCCAATCCTAATTTAACAACAAAATATATTCAAAAAGAAATTATTGAAAATTGTATAAAATTTAATATTATTAATTTAATAAATACATTATTATCTAATAATAGAATACAATCTATCCAAATATTGAATTATTTTAAAAAAACAAAATATGATGTATTACATTTAATACAACAAATACAATCATATTTAATATATTTTATTAAAATTAAAAAAGAAATTAACATTATTTCATTAAAATATACATCTAATATTAAAAATCAAATTTTTAAAAAACTGAATTATGAAATTAATCCTATAAAAATATATAAAATAATTAATTTTTTAACTAATATTGAAATTAGTATTAAAACATATAATACAAGATCAATTTGGTTAGATTTAAAAACATTAATCACTATGTTTTAA
- a CDS encoding sulfurtransferase TusA family protein has protein sequence MFIKILNLTHFRCPDTIIIVRKNIRNLQLGKKILILSNDISTLWDIPLLCNCMNYTLLQKYIYKKPYKFLIKK, from the coding sequence ATGTTTATTAAAATATTAAATTTAACACATTTTAGATGCCCAGATACTATCATTATAGTTCGAAAAAATATAAGAAATCTTCAACTAGGAAAAAAAATCCTTATTCTCTCAAATGATATTTCAACACTTTGGGATATACCTTTACTATGTAATTGTATGAACTATACTTTATTACAAAAATATATTTATAAAAAACCATATAAATTTTTAATTAAAAAATAA
- the asd gene encoding aspartate-semialdehyde dehydrogenase: MKKSVGFVGWRGMVGSVLMKRMIEENDFCNINPTFFSTSQVGKDGPNIPGIIYCNSLKNAYSVSDLQEMDIIVSCQGGDYTDIIYKKLRSIGWIGYWIDAASTLRMENDSIIVLDPVNIHVIEKALHQGIKTFVGGNCTVSLMLMALGGLFSQQLVKNIVFSTYQAASGAGANYIIELLKQMGFLYNLISDELISKSNTILEIEKKISNFSKSDKFPKNFFNAPLAGNVLPWIDVSMENNQTREEWKVHQEMNKILNLKNIIPVDGTCVRVGTFRCHSQSFIIKLTKDISIIDIINILKEYNPWVKIIPNDYKSTINGLTPFSVTGTLDIAIGRIRKLNIGSRYLSIFTVGDQLLWGAAEPLRRMLTILLK, encoded by the coding sequence ATGAAAAAATCAGTTGGTTTTGTGGGTTGGAGAGGTATGGTTGGATCTGTATTAATGAAACGTATGATTGAGGAAAATGATTTTTGTAATATTAATCCAACTTTTTTTTCAACATCTCAAGTAGGAAAAGATGGTCCTAATATTCCAGGAATTATTTATTGTAATTCTTTAAAAAATGCTTATAGTGTTTCAGATTTACAAGAAATGGATATTATTGTTTCTTGTCAAGGGGGCGATTATACTGATATAATTTATAAAAAATTAAGATCTATTGGTTGGATAGGTTATTGGATAGATGCAGCATCTACATTAAGGATGGAAAATGATTCAATTATTGTGTTAGATCCTGTTAATATTCATGTTATTGAAAAGGCTCTTCACCAAGGTATAAAAACATTTGTTGGTGGAAATTGTACTGTAAGTTTAATGTTAATGGCATTAGGTGGTTTATTTTCTCAACAATTAGTAAAAAATATTGTATTTTCTACTTATCAAGCAGCTTCTGGAGCGGGTGCTAATTATATTATAGAGTTATTAAAACAAATGGGATTTTTATATAATTTAATATCTGATGAATTAATATCGAAATCTAATACTATATTAGAAATAGAAAAAAAAATTTCTAATTTTTCAAAAAGTGATAAATTTCCTAAAAATTTTTTTAATGCTCCTTTAGCTGGAAATGTATTACCTTGGATTGATGTAAGTATGGAAAATAATCAAACTCGTGAAGAATGGAAAGTACATCAGGAAATGAATAAAATATTAAATTTAAAAAATATTATACCAGTAGATGGAACGTGTGTTCGTGTTGGAACTTTTCGTTGTCATAGCCAGTCATTTATTATAAAACTAACAAAGGATATATCTATCATTGATATTATTAATATTTTAAAAGAATATAATCCTTGGGTTAAAATTATTCCAAATGATTATAAGTCGACTATAAATGGTTTGACACCATTTTCTGTTACTGGAACATTAGATATTGCTATTGGTCGAATTCGAAAATTAAATATAGGATCTAGATATTTATCTATATTTACAGTAGGTGATCAATTATTATGGGGTGCTGCTGAACCATTGCGTAGAATGCTTACAATATTATTAAAATGA